The sequence TATCTTCGTCTCTGAAGGGGTCAAGAGTTCCGACCATTATATAAGCGGGCGGCAAATTTGATAAATCTTCAGCGAGTGCGGGTGATGCGTAAATATCGGGTTTCTTATCGGCCAAATACATTTTCCACGCTGTAATATTTAATTCTCTGCACCATGC is a genomic window of Synergistaceae bacterium containing:
- a CDS encoding alpha/beta hydrolase fold domain-containing protein, coding for AWCRELNITAWKMYLADKKPDIYASPALAEDLSNLPPAYIMVGTLDPFRDEDIIYAQKLMQAGVPVELHVIPGVTHAFELTFTDSPISIKARNEYINALANALK